The following are from one region of the Chloracidobacterium sp. genome:
- a CDS encoding protein kinase: MFLPLHALEPTNMPLADDNLGSTMIGERVGSYLLDEEIGRGGMGAVYRAVRVDGEFEQVVAIKLIKRGMDTDAILRRFKRERQILATLDHPNIAYFLGGGSTESGSPYFVMEYISGRPLYAYCDSERLAIRERLLIFRQICWAVQAAHEIRVVHRDLKPSNIVVSAEGRPKLLDFGIAKALEADAEMTDHEPTATQLRVMTPEYASPEQISGEETGPSSDIYSLGVILYELLTGHRPYIIHRNDDAKTKQIITAEYPLEPSDSIDRGEGLIPIDGRPSSIADILNRRRTDLTELRRALKGDLDRVVLKALRKSPAERYSTAAEFADDITHYLEGKPVNAEHYQPGRITRHRHGHDKLRLAILPFNVLSSTTGDGGDEFVGIGFSDALISRLSVVKRLVVRPTTSILPFSGSDPFDAGRKLDVDYVLDGNVRISGDRIRVSVQLLDVNGGSTRWARAFDERTGDVLVLEDSLSEQVARSLLPELTSEEQVRLERRITNKPAAYEAYLRGRYFWSRFTDSDLQKAIREYKQAIAIDPEYSLPYIGLAEFYIWSAIFGEIPAREAFPEARSAVRKAIEIDGSMAEAYAVSAFIELLYGWDWPEAEYLVTKALDINPNYGFAHECYSNLLCSQGRFDEAVDEIKRAESLDPVSPRSILMSAWTLYQARRFDEAVAAARKANEMQPDFPQGLLHLGNCLTAAGEHDEAVTVLRRSSELWGGSGLPRHLLAFARASQGNQVAVSAILSKMLETSKTKYVKPYFIAMCHVAAGDFDTAFDWFNSAIEARDEWMVWFGVDPKLDAVRDDPRYADLLHKTNNPIAHRSGRKAAEDPTTGSRIRSIAVLPFQRVTAGASGIDSNDYLPIGIADAVTMRLSNVRKFLVRPTSSVLPFAAAELDSFSAGRQLAVEFVVDGIIRHVGGKIVVTAQLLDVNERSVRWSASFTESLADVLELEDTISEQVTRSLIPQLTGEDLDQLAKQGTRSSAAYDAYLQGRYFWNQFRPDTFPKSIQAFSRAVKIDPGFAQAHAGIADFYAWASIYGLLSPGESLQKMHDSAAKALELDSDLSEAHAAMGLYYSNMQQWDRAEEFYRRSIGLNAHYPLAHEWLSSVLVARKQFDEGLRELAEAERLDPLSLRPKVLSAWTYYQAREFDLAREKGEELLKLSPTFMQSHLQLANVLCEIGDVESALHHARRAAEIEPGSPLTLHPFCFALAAAGDINELITMLEMWKQRASENYVPPFFLGMASLAAGDKDAAFEYLDAARAEFSAWTIWYCTEPKLDSIRDDPRYFALIEKMNGPSPLENRSDAE; encoded by the coding sequence GTGTTTCTACCCCTACACGCTCTCGAACCCACGAATATGCCGCTGGCGGACGACAATTTGGGATCCACAATGATCGGCGAACGCGTCGGATCCTATCTTCTTGACGAGGAGATCGGCCGAGGCGGAATGGGCGCTGTTTACCGTGCTGTCCGCGTTGACGGGGAATTTGAGCAGGTCGTCGCGATCAAGTTGATAAAACGCGGAATGGATACGGACGCCATTCTCCGTCGCTTCAAACGCGAGCGCCAGATCCTGGCAACTTTAGACCACCCGAACATTGCCTATTTTCTGGGCGGCGGTTCGACCGAGAGTGGTTCGCCATATTTTGTAATGGAGTATATCTCCGGGCGTCCGCTATACGCGTATTGTGATTCTGAGCGCTTGGCGATCCGCGAACGCCTTCTCATCTTTCGGCAGATCTGCTGGGCAGTTCAGGCCGCACATGAGATACGCGTCGTCCACCGCGATCTCAAACCTTCAAATATAGTCGTCAGTGCAGAGGGTAGGCCAAAGCTGCTCGATTTCGGGATCGCAAAGGCACTCGAGGCCGACGCCGAAATGACCGACCACGAGCCAACCGCGACACAATTGCGCGTCATGACGCCCGAATACGCGTCGCCTGAACAGATCTCAGGCGAAGAAACTGGGCCTTCATCGGATATTTACAGCCTTGGGGTCATATTATACGAACTACTTACAGGCCATCGACCTTACATAATTCACCGAAACGACGACGCTAAAACGAAACAGATCATTACGGCAGAATATCCGCTCGAACCGAGTGATTCGATCGACCGCGGCGAAGGTCTCATCCCGATCGACGGCCGGCCTTCATCGATCGCCGACATTCTCAACCGGCGGCGTACCGACCTGACAGAGCTGCGGCGAGCGTTAAAAGGCGACCTTGACCGCGTGGTGCTCAAAGCACTTCGGAAATCGCCCGCCGAGCGCTATTCCACGGCCGCCGAATTCGCAGATGACATCACTCATTATCTCGAAGGAAAGCCGGTAAATGCCGAACATTACCAGCCTGGCCGCATTACGCGACACAGGCATGGTCACGACAAGCTGAGACTCGCAATACTTCCCTTTAATGTTCTGAGTTCGACGACCGGTGACGGAGGCGACGAATTTGTAGGTATCGGCTTCAGCGATGCCCTCATTTCGCGGTTGAGTGTCGTCAAGCGGCTTGTTGTCCGGCCGACGACATCGATCCTTCCGTTTTCTGGTTCCGATCCGTTCGATGCGGGCCGCAAACTCGACGTTGATTATGTACTTGACGGTAACGTCCGCATTTCCGGCGATCGTATCAGAGTTTCGGTTCAACTGCTCGACGTTAATGGCGGATCGACCCGTTGGGCGCGTGCTTTCGACGAAAGGACAGGTGACGTACTTGTGCTCGAGGATTCACTTTCCGAACAGGTTGCCCGTTCGCTGCTTCCTGAACTTACGTCCGAAGAACAGGTTCGCCTTGAACGGAGAATAACAAATAAGCCGGCTGCTTACGAAGCGTATCTGCGAGGGCGGTATTTCTGGAGTAGATTCACGGATTCTGATCTTCAGAAGGCGATCCGCGAATACAAACAGGCGATCGCGATCGACCCCGAATACTCGCTGCCATATATCGGCCTCGCAGAATTCTATATTTGGTCAGCGATCTTTGGTGAAATACCGGCGCGCGAAGCATTTCCGGAAGCGCGGAGTGCGGTTCGAAAAGCTATCGAGATCGATGGATCGATGGCGGAGGCCTATGCCGTTTCCGCATTCATTGAATTGCTTTACGGTTGGGATTGGCCCGAAGCCGAATATCTTGTGACCAAAGCATTGGATATCAACCCGAATTACGGGTTCGCACACGAATGTTATTCCAATCTACTCTGTTCGCAGGGAAGGTTCGACGAGGCAGTTGATGAGATAAAGCGTGCTGAATCATTAGATCCCGTCTCACCCCGTTCGATCTTGATGTCGGCCTGGACGCTATATCAGGCACGGCGTTTTGACGAAGCGGTCGCAGCCGCACGAAAAGCCAACGAAATGCAGCCTGATTTCCCTCAGGGCCTGCTTCATCTGGGGAACTGTTTGACCGCGGCCGGCGAGCATGACGAAGCTGTTACCGTACTGCGTCGAAGTTCTGAATTATGGGGCGGCTCGGGCCTGCCGCGGCACCTGCTTGCATTTGCGCGTGCGAGCCAGGGAAACCAGGTCGCGGTCAGCGCGATCCTCTCAAAAATGCTTGAAACGTCGAAGACCAAATATGTTAAGCCGTATTTCATAGCGATGTGTCATGTGGCGGCGGGTGACTTTGACACCGCGTTCGATTGGTTTAATTCGGCGATCGAGGCTCGCGACGAATGGATGGTCTGGTTTGGCGTCGACCCAAAGCTCGACGCGGTGCGAGACGATCCTCGTTACGCGGACCTGCTGCATAAGACCAACAATCCGATCGCGCACCGTTCCGGCCGTAAAGCCGCCGAAGATCCTACTACCGGCAGCAGAATCCGCTCCATCGCGGTCCTTCCGTTTCAACGGGTCACGGCCGGCGCTTCGGGCATAGACAGCAACGACTACCTACCGATCGGGATCGCCGATGCGGTTACTATGCGCCTCTCGAACGTTCGCAAGTTCCTGGTTCGTCCGACGAGCTCGGTCCTTCCCTTCGCGGCTGCCGAACTAGATTCGTTCAGTGCTGGACGCCAGCTCGCCGTCGAATTCGTCGTCGACGGCATCATTAGGCACGTCGGCGGAAAGATCGTCGTGACCGCACAGCTGCTTGATGTTAACGAGCGTTCGGTCCGTTGGTCCGCAAGCTTTACCGAAAGCCTCGCAGACGTGCTCGAACTCGAAGATACCATCTCCGAGCAGGTAACGAGATCTTTGATCCCGCAATTGACCGGCGAAGACCTCGATCAGCTTGCAAAACAGGGAACCCGATCTTCAGCCGCGTATGATGCTTATCTGCAGGGTCGCTATTTCTGGAATCAGTTTCGGCCGGATACATTTCCAAAGTCGATCCAGGCGTTCAGCCGAGCGGTCAAGATCGATCCCGGCTTCGCCCAGGCCCATGCGGGTATTGCCGACTTTTATGCGTGGGCTTCGATCTACGGACTGCTATCGCCGGGTGAGAGTCTCCAGAAAATGCACGATTCAGCCGCTAAGGCCCTCGAACTCGACTCCGACCTGAGTGAAGCACATGCGGCAATGGGGCTTTACTACTCGAACATGCAGCAATGGGATCGTGCTGAAGAGTTCTATCGACGGTCGATAGGGCTCAATGCACATTATCCCCTCGCTCACGAGTGGCTCTCGTCTGTTCTCGTGGCCCGGAAACAATTCGACGAAGGCCTACGCGAACTCGCCGAGGCTGAGAGGCTTGATCCGCTCTCACTTCGTCCAAAAGTACTTTCGGCATGGACGTACTATCAGGCACGTGAGTTCGATCTTGCCCGCGAAAAGGGCGAAGAACTTCTAAAGCTCAGTCCGACGTTCATGCAAAGCCATCTTCAGCTTGCCAATGTCCTCTGCGAGATCGGTGACGTCGAAAGTGCATTGCACCATGCCCGTCGTGCCGCTGAGATAGAACCGGGATCGCCGCTTACTTTACACCCGTTCTGTTTTGCTCTGGCGGCCGCGGGTGACATAAATGAGTTGATAACAATGTTGGAAATGTGGAAACAACGAGCTTCAGAGAATTATGTACCGCCGTTCTTTCTCGGCATGGCGTCATTAGCAGCGGGCGATAAAGATGCGGCATTCGAGTATCTCGATGCCGCTCGAGCCGAATTCAGCGCGTGGACGATTTGGTACTGTACCGAGCCAAAGCTGGACAGCATCAGGGATGACCCGCGCTATTTCGCCTTGATCGAAAAGATGAACGGGCCGAGCCCTCTTGAAAACAGGAGTGATGCTGAATAA
- a CDS encoding protein kinase produces the protein MLPEQWKAIEEIFSEAVDLNTAERMRFLDERCKGDLFLRREVERLLEGDDAASDFIESPVWTDSSFLNTNVKKEISDSLGSRNEKDDVDSLLGEQIGAFRIVREIGRGGMGAVYLGERADGEFTQKAAIKVIKRGMDSDFIVRRFRHERQILASFEHPNIARLLDGGTTVDGVPYFVMEFIEGETLYNYCDSRRLSIPERLRLFRKICSAIQYAHSRQIIHRDIKPSNILINAAGTPKLLDFGIAKILDPNLIHESVNPTASMLRMMTPDYASPEQVEGMDVTPASDIYSLGVLLYELLTGHRPYNFAGRALHEVTKVVCEVTPEPPSAILSKRVNLLPQYTENPSSYLDVRRSNLSTLTAGLSGNIDSIVMKALSKDPADRYSSVEAFSEDIGRHLNGAPVTAPRFVPGPKAAKGTVRKPSDSGKAVAVLPFKFINLGNAGDTEDRFLGLGLADALITRLSKVRRFVVRPTSSIIAFDSVSTDPIAAGTELKVDYILDGSIKKANDRLRVTVQLLDVAENAAIWATSIDETLSDVLTLEDTLSNRVIESLLPQLTGSELEEFAKRGTDVPEAFEHYMRGRYFFNSFTEDGLAKAFVSFHQAIAADPGYALAHAGIADYYNWLGMIGVLPPQECFQPAIASASRAVEIDPHLSEAHASLGFSLHAGEYDWSRAEHHLLTALDLNPSNASAYVWYSIVLFTEGRFDEGLEYARRSIEIDPLTPFNHHNRAWGLYYARRYSDAEAHYQRVIAEFPDYSFGHFGLSKVQRLIGKTDLALKENSRAHELMGEGIFSMLAEAECLAADGRQEAAVKKIERLKELSADRFVSPYGFALAYMYLDDRENALAHLERAFEMKEPWLNWMHIEPVFDPLRDEPRFRSIAEKIGYNAFKANYSSIYDSDRSNDKNQATTGSRSRAVRRLHDRTTLVIDETSITDSGEGETGRWPHPAARWRQAATIGGIIALLVVGYIGVSRFIAPRSPVLRPIGYQNPTLVVLPFSSDEPEDFNLGVGLADALTNKLGNIRSLRVLSANTGRALGSAEPKEIAADVGASFIVKGRLLRNDGRTILSASLINTAAESQVWQEDFAADNEDLFGMQTRLAERIWNSLGIIPQPLERLQVEKSYTQDPEAYELYLIGRYQLTRRTSADLRQAITTFGNAIKLDVNFAPAYVGMADAYALLNLYDVDPPPDAYQRAKEMVTRALSIDDGLAEAHATNAYIKFYADRDRNAAELDFRRSLQVNPSLSQAHHWFALFLAATGKTVEARQEIETARSLDPRSLAVLSAIAVVNFYTGDVQGAISSANQTLEIDRTFVPALKVKRWAYSVLGDRPAAAATFVKEVNYSGGSEGDPGWQIIAVQVGRAGAENGEAAARLAAAAAAPEIRANPSVYAYETALAYLALGDKERALDHLERAESSRAHGFNFAEVDPRLESLKREPRFTRLLERLKNP, from the coding sequence ATGTTGCCAGAGCAGTGGAAAGCCATTGAAGAGATATTTTCCGAGGCAGTCGACCTGAACACCGCGGAACGCATGCGTTTCTTGGACGAACGCTGCAAGGGTGATCTTTTCTTGCGGCGGGAGGTTGAAAGACTGCTTGAGGGCGACGATGCGGCCTCTGATTTTATCGAGTCACCGGTCTGGACCGACAGCAGTTTCCTCAACACAAACGTAAAAAAAGAGATCTCCGACTCGCTCGGCAGCAGAAACGAAAAAGACGATGTTGATTCACTTTTGGGTGAGCAGATCGGAGCCTTCCGAATAGTTCGCGAGATCGGTAGAGGCGGGATGGGTGCGGTTTACCTTGGCGAACGGGCCGATGGTGAATTCACGCAAAAGGCGGCGATAAAGGTGATCAAGCGTGGCATGGATTCCGACTTCATCGTCCGTCGTTTTCGACACGAACGCCAGATCCTCGCGTCGTTCGAACATCCGAATATCGCCCGGCTACTCGACGGTGGAACTACAGTGGACGGTGTTCCTTATTTCGTAATGGAATTTATCGAAGGCGAGACGCTGTACAACTATTGCGATTCGCGGCGCCTTAGTATTCCTGAGCGGTTAAGGCTCTTCAGAAAGATCTGCTCGGCGATTCAATACGCCCATTCGAGACAGATAATTCACCGTGACATCAAGCCGAGCAATATTCTGATCAATGCGGCCGGCACTCCAAAACTCCTTGATTTCGGCATCGCTAAGATCCTCGATCCAAACCTGATACACGAATCGGTCAACCCGACGGCGTCCATGCTCCGTATGATGACGCCCGATTATGCTAGTCCGGAACAGGTCGAAGGAATGGACGTCACGCCCGCCAGCGATATCTACTCGCTCGGAGTTCTCCTTTATGAACTGTTAACGGGCCATCGACCCTACAACTTTGCCGGGCGAGCCTTGCATGAGGTCACAAAGGTCGTTTGCGAGGTTACGCCTGAACCGCCAAGCGCCATCCTCTCAAAAAGAGTCAATCTTCTCCCTCAATATACCGAAAACCCTTCATCGTATCTTGATGTTCGGCGGTCAAACCTTTCGACTTTGACCGCGGGTCTTAGCGGCAACATCGATAGCATCGTAATGAAGGCTCTATCAAAAGACCCGGCCGATCGATATTCGAGCGTTGAAGCGTTCTCTGAGGATATAGGCCGACATCTGAACGGTGCTCCGGTCACCGCACCGAGATTCGTTCCCGGCCCAAAGGCCGCGAAGGGAACGGTCAGAAAGCCCTCGGACAGCGGCAAGGCGGTGGCCGTTCTGCCCTTCAAATTCATCAATCTTGGCAATGCGGGCGACACCGAGGACCGGTTTCTAGGGCTCGGGCTCGCAGACGCATTGATCACGCGATTGAGCAAGGTCAGGCGATTCGTCGTTAGGCCTACGAGTTCGATCATAGCCTTCGATTCGGTCTCGACCGATCCGATCGCAGCCGGCACCGAGCTTAAGGTCGATTACATTCTCGATGGCAGCATTAAAAAGGCGAATGACCGGCTTCGCGTTACCGTTCAGCTGCTTGACGTCGCCGAGAATGCCGCAATTTGGGCGACCTCGATCGACGAAACACTTTCGGACGTCCTGACTCTCGAGGACACTTTATCAAATCGGGTGATCGAGTCGCTTTTGCCTCAATTGACCGGCAGTGAACTCGAAGAATTTGCAAAACGCGGTACCGATGTTCCTGAGGCCTTTGAACACTATATGCGGGGCCGATATTTCTTCAACTCGTTTACCGAAGATGGCCTTGCAAAGGCATTCGTAAGCTTTCATCAGGCGATCGCTGCCGACCCAGGCTACGCTCTCGCCCATGCCGGCATCGCAGACTATTACAATTGGCTCGGGATGATCGGCGTTCTGCCTCCGCAGGAGTGCTTCCAACCGGCCATCGCCTCGGCTTCGCGAGCGGTAGAGATCGATCCGCACCTGTCGGAGGCTCATGCAAGCCTGGGCTTTTCGCTTCACGCAGGTGAATACGATTGGTCGCGTGCCGAGCACCATCTCCTGACCGCCCTTGATCTTAACCCCAGCAATGCGAGCGCATATGTTTGGTATTCGATCGTCCTTTTTACAGAAGGTCGTTTTGACGAAGGCCTCGAATATGCGAGGCGAAGCATCGAGATCGATCCGCTTACGCCTTTCAATCACCACAATCGCGCGTGGGGACTCTATTACGCACGAAGATACAGCGACGCCGAGGCCCACTATCAGCGCGTCATCGCTGAGTTTCCCGATTATAGTTTTGGGCATTTCGGCCTTAGCAAGGTCCAGCGCCTGATCGGAAAGACCGATCTCGCGCTCAAGGAGAATTCACGGGCCCACGAACTGATGGGCGAGGGGATATTTTCGATGCTTGCCGAGGCCGAATGCCTGGCTGCGGACGGCCGGCAGGAAGCGGCTGTTAAAAAGATCGAACGGCTGAAAGAACTGTCGGCGGATCGTTTTGTCTCGCCTTACGGATTTGCTCTCGCATACATGTACCTTGATGATCGTGAAAATGCGCTCGCGCATCTTGAGCGTGCATTCGAGATGAAAGAGCCCTGGCTCAATTGGATGCACATCGAACCGGTATTCGACCCGCTTCGCGACGAGCCGCGATTTAGGTCCATCGCCGAAAAGATCGGTTACAACGCGTTCAAGGCAAACTATTCTTCGATCTACGACTCAGATAGATCGAATGATAAGAATCAGGCGACGACCGGTAGTCGATCTCGCGCTGTCCGGAGGCTCCATGATCGTACGACCTTGGTGATCGATGAAACGAGCATCACCGACAGCGGTGAAGGCGAAACCGGCAGATGGCCGCATCCGGCTGCCCGCTGGCGGCAGGCGGCCACCATCGGCGGCATCATCGCATTATTAGTAGTTGGCTATATCGGCGTTTCGAGATTTATTGCTCCTCGATCACCGGTTTTGCGTCCGATCGGTTATCAGAACCCGACCCTTGTCGTTCTTCCGTTTTCTTCGGATGAGCCGGAAGATTTTAATCTCGGCGTAGGCCTTGCCGACGCTCTAACGAACAAACTAGGGAACATTCGCAGTTTACGGGTTTTATCGGCGAATACGGGCCGGGCATTGGGAAGCGCAGAGCCGAAAGAGATCGCCGCTGACGTCGGTGCCTCATTCATTGTAAAAGGCCGTCTATTGCGGAACGATGGGCGGACCATCTTGTCAGCCTCGCTTATCAATACCGCGGCGGAAAGCCAGGTGTGGCAGGAGGATTTCGCCGCCGACAACGAAGACCTTTTCGGTATGCAGACACGACTTGCCGAACGAATATGGAACTCATTGGGCATCATTCCCCAACCGCTTGAGAGGCTTCAGGTCGAAAAGAGTTATACCCAGGATCCAGAAGCATATGAACTTTACTTGATCGGTCGATACCAGCTGACCCGCCGAACATCGGCAGATCTTCGTCAGGCTATTACTACGTTCGGCAATGCCATCAAACTTGACGTCAATTTCGCACCGGCCTATGTCGGAATGGCAGACGCCTACGCGCTCCTGAACCTCTACGATGTCGACCCGCCCCCGGACGCATATCAACGAGCCAAGGAAATGGTGACGCGGGCATTATCGATCGATGATGGGCTTGCTGAGGCTCATGCGACCAACGCCTACATCAAATTTTACGCCGATCGTGACCGTAACGCAGCCGAATTGGATTTCAGGCGGTCACTGCAGGTCAATCCCTCTTTGTCGCAAGCTCATCACTGGTTCGCATTGTTTCTCGCAGCAACGGGAAAAACCGTTGAAGCTCGCCAAGAGATCGAGACCGCCCGTTCACTCGATCCGCGCTCGTTGGCGGTCCTCTCGGCTATCGCAGTCGTGAACTTCTACACTGGCGATGTACAGGGTGCCATTAGCTCTGCAAATCAGACGCTCGAAATCGACAGGACTTTCGTGCCCGCCCTCAAAGTCAAGCGGTGGGCGTATTCGGTTTTGGGCGATCGACCGGCGGCTGCGGCAACGTTCGTAAAGGAAGTCAATTACAGCGGAGGATCCGAGGGCGATCCCGGGTGGCAGATCATCGCCGTCCAGGTCGGACGTGCAGGAGCCGAAAATGGCGAGGCAGCCGCACGGCTCGCGGCGGCCGCGGCCGCGCCCGAGATACGGGCGAACCCGTCGGTATACGCCTACGAGACCGCCCTTGCCTATCTTGCGCTTGGTGATAAAGAGCGAGCTCTCGACCATCTCGAACGAGCCGAATCATCGCGTGCTCATGGGTTCAATTTCGCGGAAGTCGACCCTCGGCTGGAATCTCTTAAACGCGAACCCCGCTTTACACGCCTTCTTGAACGCCTCAAGAACCCCTAG